The Pelorhabdus rhamnosifermentans genome includes a region encoding these proteins:
- a CDS encoding 4Fe-4S binding protein — MSLKIETKRCKGCGICVTFCPKAVLKVNEIEKVEILDESKCISCKQCELRCPDYAIFVEK, encoded by the coding sequence ATGAGCTTAAAAATCGAAACAAAACGCTGCAAAGGCTGCGGCATCTGCGTAACCTTTTGCCCCAAAGCAGTACTCAAAGTAAACGAAATTGAAAAAGTAGAAATTCTTGACGAATCCAAATGTATTAGCTGCAAACAGTGTGAACTGCGTTGTCCAGACTACGCCATATTCGTTGAAAAATAA